The following are encoded in a window of Solidesulfovibrio magneticus RS-1 genomic DNA:
- a CDS encoding DNA primase family protein, whose product MTDKKNNVSNKAILASSVKANKKNPKMTKNGSDFLDIDKLLQKNEVGDAGFYVEANKNKFCYDCSDKKWYKYNNTHWEIDVKNSYLEAVSKVVDAYEDIKSIFRAKAFKEMAFENSHGVKAVDAHLKKLDFRISSINTMKRMRSILTIAGSGENSLAIRGDEWDNKPMVLCCQNKVIDLKTGKSIKSDPKDYLKSFAPVEWKGLSCKAPIWNKFLMSMFDNDKEMVDYVLRLLGYSLTGMCTEHILPIFYGEGRNGKGTLFEVLSEVLGSLAEPFSHDLLLKLKKPRNSSDPSPDIMDLRGRRIAWASEIDDSENLNPAIVKRLTGNDTLKGRHLFGDLVSFKPTHQLFLLTNKKPKADSKDYALWSRIQLLKLNVKFVDNPSCDSERKRDNHLKEKLLSEKSGILASLVRGCLQWQEQGLCPPKKVLDDSLEYRKGEASDINDHKLACASFSSALDVKGDFQAELSIDAENGMISLK is encoded by the coding sequence ATGACAGATAAGAAAAATAACGTGAGTAATAAGGCTATTTTGGCTTCTTCGGTAAAAGCAAACAAGAAAAATCCAAAAATGACGAAAAATGGTTCTGATTTTTTAGATATTGATAAGTTGCTACAGAAAAATGAAGTTGGCGATGCTGGTTTTTATGTTGAAGCCAATAAAAATAAATTTTGCTACGATTGCTCAGATAAAAAATGGTATAAATACAACAATACGCACTGGGAGATTGATGTTAAAAATTCTTACTTAGAAGCTGTCTCGAAAGTTGTTGACGCGTATGAAGATATTAAGAGTATTTTTAGGGCCAAAGCTTTTAAAGAAATGGCATTTGAAAATTCTCACGGTGTCAAGGCAGTTGATGCTCATCTGAAAAAATTGGATTTTAGAATTAGCTCCATTAACACCATGAAACGGATGAGATCTATTTTGACGATAGCTGGAAGTGGAGAAAATTCTTTAGCTATCCGAGGAGACGAATGGGATAATAAACCTATGGTTCTTTGCTGTCAAAACAAAGTCATTGACTTAAAAACTGGCAAGTCAATTAAGTCTGACCCTAAAGACTACTTGAAATCATTTGCTCCTGTCGAATGGAAAGGTCTTTCGTGTAAGGCTCCGATTTGGAATAAATTTCTTATGAGTATGTTTGATAACGATAAAGAAATGGTTGATTATGTTCTGAGGCTCCTTGGGTATTCATTGACAGGGATGTGTACTGAACACATTTTGCCTATTTTTTATGGTGAAGGTCGTAATGGTAAGGGAACTCTCTTCGAAGTGCTGTCTGAAGTGCTTGGGAGTTTGGCAGAGCCATTTAGTCATGATCTGTTGCTTAAATTGAAAAAGCCAAGAAATAGCAGTGACCCGAGTCCAGATATTATGGATTTACGTGGTCGTCGTATTGCCTGGGCCAGTGAAATTGATGATTCTGAAAATCTTAATCCAGCTATTGTTAAAAGACTGACAGGTAATGATACGCTTAAGGGTCGGCATTTGTTCGGAGATCTCGTCTCGTTTAAGCCTACGCATCAATTGTTTCTTTTGACAAATAAAAAGCCTAAGGCCGATTCTAAAGACTATGCTCTTTGGAGTCGGATTCAGTTGCTGAAACTTAACGTGAAGTTTGTAGATAACCCTTCCTGTGATTCTGAACGTAAGCGTGATAATCATTTAAAAGAAAAGCTCTTGTCTGAAAAGTCTGGCATTTTAGCTTCGTTAGTCAGAGGATGTCTGCAGTGGCAGGAACAAGGTTTATGCCCACCGAAGAAAGTCTTGGATGACTCTTTGGAGTACCGGAAGGGAGAAGCTTCAGATATAAACGATCATAAATTAGCTTGTGCGAGTTTTTCCTCTGCGCTTGATGTTAAAGGTGATTTTCAAGCAGAGTTATCCATTGATGCTGAGAATGGGATGATCAGTTTGAAGTAA
- a CDS encoding MucR family transcriptional regulator, whose product MEEYLQSALEIVKAQASARPMTEDEIISMVRSIANGIAAINAGQESSKTEDSAAPAMDPKKAIKEASITCLECGKSFKVITKKHLAVHGLTPEEYKAKHGYKKTQALACKSLARERRAKMKDMKLWERKGNKAE is encoded by the coding sequence ATGGAAGAATATCTGCAGAGCGCACTTGAGATCGTAAAGGCCCAAGCCAGCGCCAGGCCCATGACGGAAGACGAGATTATCAGCATGGTTCGTTCCATTGCCAATGGGATCGCTGCCATCAATGCTGGTCAGGAGTCATCCAAAACCGAAGATTCTGCTGCGCCGGCCATGGACCCGAAAAAGGCTATCAAGGAAGCGTCCATTACCTGCCTGGAATGTGGCAAGTCGTTCAAGGTCATCACCAAGAAGCATCTCGCCGTCCATGGATTGACGCCTGAGGAGTATAAGGCGAAGCACGGCTATAAAAAGACCCAGGCTCTCGCCTGCAAGTCCTTGGCCCGTGAGCGCCGCGCCAAGATGAAAGACATGAAGCTTTGGGAACGGAAAGGGAACAAGGCCGAATAG
- a CDS encoding TOTE conflict system archaeo-eukaryotic primase domain-containing protein has translation MDISILHQAVYNNFRGREDVIAKKSAKKKPDGKLAWYPYCQNSFKEGACPRIGGKRQSCITCEAQQFHGYTPEIVQQHIKGDLIIGIYPLLKDSRCWFIAADFDNHAGTSDPYKDVMSYAGQLLGAGLTPYVLRSTSGTGYHVYVFFSSPVPAWKARVVVGWVLQASGALGGKNSGESFDCFFPKQDTLDDKGLGNLIALPFQGEASEKGHTLLLDPATDYQDVFADQVAALNSIVRSDEANLDALIAAHQLERPVDNTGKAQAKLMRMEPTTTLPGFIPERARNNTLFCFACSLQAKGYADDDIRGVVHERNITECQPPLPLEEVDSIIAGVLTRYPKGSKKGANGNGSEVPIQCSKRVLDVLLDAPVQGDAVVPPRYALGVDGVFEIREKQYDLLMPVPLVVSLRMKDIVTKNEIVEVAWLRDGCWEHHQVPKRTIADSKDLLGLADKGLLVTSSNARDVIDYLYAYEVANLKAIQVQSCSGQLGWQAQDSFLWGAKQLVPNDVVGATDVTFVARDDGDRQFAEGLVSKGNLENWVAMVNKVSQFDPVFIVVMASLAAPFLQVLDAANFVLDLAGETSKGKTTSERLAAAAWGDPIDGSSTSIILNWAATPVFMERRASLLNGIPLILDDTKTASSPETVAAFVYSFGAGRAKGRGSIKGTQQSPTYSTILITSGEQSITDIASSHGGVAARALSLWGAPFGDGDNSALVNELEQVVAENHGHAGPRVVQFILDHRDEWPLWKEAYRESIQFWTTTTEGNSPSKRLSKSIAFLSVVIPLVHAAIPELQIAKPMREVLKGLLVAVNQGAQQADRAKEALKTVWEWAVSNPTKFWEQHRGDSNERHLEPHQGWAGRWETGKAPYIGFTGKALGNILGVSEVATMTKTWSDRGWLKQSSSKGLQVNTRVNGSLVGLYVVPLATFESILGLGDQE, from the coding sequence ATGGATATCTCTATATTGCATCAAGCTGTGTATAACAACTTTCGTGGCCGTGAAGATGTCATCGCCAAAAAAAGCGCAAAAAAGAAGCCAGATGGCAAGCTTGCTTGGTACCCATATTGCCAGAACTCTTTCAAGGAAGGTGCCTGCCCGAGAATAGGCGGGAAACGGCAATCTTGCATCACATGTGAAGCGCAGCAGTTTCACGGATATACGCCCGAAATTGTTCAGCAGCACATTAAGGGCGACCTCATCATCGGCATCTACCCGCTTCTTAAGGATAGTCGGTGCTGGTTTATCGCAGCCGATTTCGACAACCACGCGGGGACCAGCGACCCATATAAGGATGTCATGAGCTACGCTGGACAGTTGTTGGGCGCGGGTTTGACACCCTACGTCCTTCGCTCCACCTCGGGAACCGGGTATCATGTGTACGTTTTCTTTTCCTCACCGGTCCCAGCTTGGAAGGCACGAGTCGTGGTGGGGTGGGTCCTCCAGGCGTCAGGCGCGTTGGGCGGGAAAAACAGCGGCGAATCATTTGACTGCTTTTTTCCGAAGCAGGACACGCTGGATGATAAAGGGTTGGGGAATCTGATCGCGTTACCGTTTCAGGGGGAGGCCAGCGAGAAGGGGCATACCTTGTTGCTGGATCCAGCCACCGACTATCAGGATGTCTTCGCGGATCAGGTAGCGGCGCTCAATTCCATCGTCCGTTCTGACGAGGCCAACCTTGACGCGCTGATCGCAGCCCATCAGCTGGAGCGGCCGGTGGATAATACCGGGAAAGCCCAGGCCAAGTTGATGCGGATGGAACCGACCACGACGCTGCCGGGCTTCATCCCTGAACGCGCGCGTAACAACACGCTGTTTTGCTTTGCCTGCTCGCTCCAAGCGAAGGGATATGCGGATGACGACATCCGTGGAGTTGTGCATGAGAGGAATATCACGGAGTGCCAGCCGCCTCTTCCCCTGGAAGAAGTCGATTCGATCATCGCAGGCGTTCTGACCCGGTATCCCAAAGGGAGCAAGAAAGGTGCTAATGGCAACGGAAGTGAGGTCCCTATACAATGCAGCAAGCGCGTCCTCGATGTTCTGCTCGATGCTCCAGTTCAGGGTGATGCGGTCGTCCCTCCGAGATACGCACTCGGTGTAGACGGAGTGTTCGAGATTCGTGAAAAACAGTACGATTTGCTGATGCCGGTGCCGCTTGTTGTAAGTTTAAGGATGAAGGACATCGTGACCAAGAACGAAATTGTCGAAGTCGCTTGGTTGCGGGACGGATGTTGGGAGCATCATCAAGTACCGAAAAGAACCATAGCAGACTCCAAAGATTTGCTGGGCCTCGCTGACAAGGGGCTTCTCGTTACAAGCTCCAATGCTCGAGACGTCATAGATTATCTGTACGCCTATGAAGTCGCAAACTTAAAAGCGATCCAAGTTCAGTCATGTAGCGGCCAGCTTGGCTGGCAAGCTCAAGATTCGTTTTTATGGGGAGCAAAACAACTGGTTCCCAATGACGTCGTCGGTGCCACTGATGTCACGTTTGTAGCCCGCGATGACGGTGACCGCCAATTTGCAGAAGGGCTCGTAAGCAAGGGGAACCTCGAGAACTGGGTGGCCATGGTCAACAAGGTCAGCCAGTTCGATCCCGTCTTCATCGTCGTGATGGCGAGTTTGGCTGCACCGTTCCTCCAGGTCCTGGATGCGGCTAATTTCGTCCTGGACCTCGCTGGTGAAACATCCAAGGGCAAAACCACCTCGGAACGTTTGGCTGCAGCAGCATGGGGTGATCCTATAGACGGCAGTTCCACCAGCATCATTCTGAATTGGGCCGCTACACCAGTCTTCATGGAACGGCGGGCGAGTCTGCTGAACGGCATCCCGCTGATTCTCGACGATACGAAAACGGCGAGTTCCCCGGAAACGGTTGCCGCTTTCGTTTACAGTTTCGGGGCGGGGCGCGCGAAAGGACGCGGATCCATCAAGGGAACCCAGCAGTCCCCTACCTACTCAACAATCCTTATTACCAGCGGTGAGCAGAGCATCACCGATATCGCTTCGAGCCACGGGGGCGTAGCGGCACGGGCGTTGAGCTTATGGGGTGCCCCTTTCGGTGACGGGGATAACAGCGCACTCGTCAACGAGTTGGAGCAGGTCGTGGCAGAGAATCATGGACATGCTGGTCCACGGGTCGTTCAGTTCATCCTTGATCACCGCGACGAGTGGCCCTTGTGGAAGGAAGCATACCGGGAGAGCATCCAATTCTGGACCACAACAACGGAGGGAAATAGCCCATCGAAGCGGTTGAGCAAGAGCATCGCTTTCTTGTCGGTGGTTATCCCACTCGTGCACGCGGCCATTCCTGAGCTGCAGATCGCGAAGCCGATGCGTGAGGTTTTGAAAGGGCTGCTCGTTGCAGTCAATCAAGGTGCACAGCAAGCTGATCGGGCAAAGGAAGCGCTCAAGACCGTCTGGGAATGGGCCGTTTCGAACCCAACAAAGTTCTGGGAACAGCACAGGGGGGACTCCAACGAACGACATTTAGAGCCGCATCAAGGTTGGGCTGGCCGCTGGGAGACGGGTAAGGCCCCGTATATCGGATTCACAGGCAAGGCGTTGGGCAACATCCTGGGGGTTAGCGAAGTCGCGACGATGACAAAGACCTGGAGCGATCGGGGCTGGCTCAAGCAATCATCGAGCAAAGGCCTCCAGGTGAATACCCGGGTTAACGGCAGCTTGGTTGGGTTGTACGTTGTGCCTCTGGCAACGTTCGAGTCGATCTTGGGCCTGGGCGATCAAGAGTAA
- a CDS encoding DUF927 domain-containing protein, with amino-acid sequence MNNENLDMKSNYSLDNAERIEWLIRMAQRFNFIQLKGKVPIESGWAKYSYEKRQFNHTDFLNCNAGIVTGPSSGVIVLDIDNQVLFSRFVASNNFEVRDTFTVKTAKGEHRYYLYPENKEVNSFPVKHPLFKKVSIFDVRGVGGQVVAPFSIHPETNEIYRIINDVEVAEAPDWLLMDKSNYDLSDLMYVSPGDCYNVEYLNKLIQMVGEEYHGYIVNGADLGSRSEIIAKVIMKLISAGFNDDEVTYILLNFKIGDKAKEKGSGQLEWIQSEIQRCRNNYKPYSKPTVVNDHNPIEADLLIERPELGQYAIPDEYSLSMLNGVVRYELIGRGKQRQQVAISASRNVVYISAVYVDIDNSTQAIELTFLECGVWKSIKVERETVANASKITLLSMYGVNVTSLSSRYLVEYISIFLSVNEKVIPRYSVTSSLGWDSGSNVFLLGNVCVGQLPEGSYLRFKDLHDGTSQMVEGIKASGSYSEWINMVRLVEEYPLVVSYIFGSFVPPILDIIGADNFIYDLAHQTSSGKSITMMLAASAWGDPDKNHDASVVHTWNNTKAWSGTAASVFRSIPLFLDDTKQALKGNGIIQDSSNISSIIYEIAGGKGKGRGAPTGIQRKKSWKTVLMSNGEQKITMYAEGHGGAAARCVSCWGSPFGRTNNRQFVDKLKGIACANYGHAADRYIRYLVTERSAWEDWRQRYFQFADYLSNKAGRNNAAGRISKYLASIVMAGFLMQKAMPELSFLEPGKIVESLWPSVVDGSEESDVGKEAFKYLHSFAIENKSNFFDKNNKQIISKCYGRWDSGSDSISFTSKALKECIQKCFEFHAVVNIWHERGWIITKKNEKKTYSVKINDNPAECYTFSLKQMQQIIES; translated from the coding sequence ATGAATAACGAAAATTTGGATATGAAGTCTAACTATTCGTTAGATAATGCCGAGAGGATCGAATGGTTGATAAGAATGGCTCAGCGTTTCAATTTTATACAGCTTAAAGGGAAGGTTCCGATAGAAAGCGGATGGGCAAAGTATTCTTATGAAAAAAGGCAATTTAATCATACAGACTTTTTGAATTGCAACGCAGGTATCGTTACTGGTCCTAGTAGTGGCGTCATTGTTTTGGATATTGATAACCAAGTTTTGTTTTCTAGATTTGTTGCTAGTAATAATTTTGAAGTAAGAGATACATTTACTGTTAAAACTGCCAAAGGGGAACACCGGTATTATTTATATCCTGAAAATAAAGAGGTCAATAGTTTTCCAGTAAAGCACCCATTGTTTAAAAAGGTTTCAATTTTCGATGTTCGAGGTGTTGGCGGTCAGGTCGTCGCACCTTTTTCTATTCATCCAGAGACGAATGAAATTTATAGGATAATTAATGACGTAGAAGTTGCTGAAGCTCCTGATTGGTTGTTAATGGATAAATCAAACTATGATTTAAGTGATTTGATGTACGTTAGTCCAGGCGATTGTTATAATGTCGAATATTTGAATAAGCTTATCCAAATGGTAGGCGAAGAGTATCATGGCTATATAGTCAATGGGGCCGATCTAGGTAGCCGGTCTGAAATAATTGCGAAAGTCATAATGAAGCTTATCTCTGCTGGGTTCAATGACGATGAAGTGACTTATATTTTGTTAAACTTCAAAATTGGAGATAAAGCTAAGGAGAAAGGAAGCGGTCAGCTTGAATGGATACAGTCAGAAATACAAAGATGTCGAAATAATTATAAACCATATTCAAAGCCAACGGTTGTCAACGATCATAATCCTATAGAAGCAGACCTGCTCATAGAACGACCTGAACTTGGGCAGTATGCTATTCCAGATGAGTACTCATTGAGTATGTTAAATGGAGTCGTTAGATATGAATTGATTGGACGTGGAAAACAGCGTCAGCAGGTTGCGATCTCAGCTTCGCGCAATGTTGTCTATATAAGTGCAGTTTATGTTGATATCGATAACTCTACCCAGGCTATAGAGTTGACATTTTTAGAATGCGGAGTTTGGAAGTCGATCAAGGTTGAAAGAGAAACCGTAGCTAATGCTTCTAAGATAACTTTATTGTCGATGTATGGCGTTAATGTGACTTCTCTATCTTCGCGTTATCTTGTCGAGTATATAAGCATCTTTTTGAGTGTCAATGAAAAAGTCATTCCAAGGTATAGCGTCACTTCTAGCCTCGGTTGGGATTCTGGATCTAATGTATTTCTTCTTGGTAATGTATGTGTTGGGCAACTTCCGGAGGGATCATACTTGCGATTCAAGGATCTTCATGATGGAACTTCTCAGATGGTAGAAGGTATAAAAGCAAGTGGAAGTTACTCTGAGTGGATAAATATGGTTCGTCTTGTTGAAGAGTATCCTTTGGTTGTAAGTTATATCTTTGGAAGTTTTGTCCCTCCTATTCTTGACATCATAGGTGCTGATAACTTCATATATGATCTAGCTCATCAAACTTCTTCAGGTAAGTCTATCACGATGATGTTGGCAGCTTCAGCGTGGGGAGATCCTGATAAGAACCATGATGCTTCTGTTGTTCATACTTGGAATAATACGAAAGCTTGGTCAGGTACCGCTGCGAGTGTTTTTAGATCGATCCCGCTTTTCTTAGATGACACTAAGCAAGCTCTGAAAGGTAACGGGATAATTCAGGATAGTTCAAATATAAGCAGCATCATCTATGAAATAGCTGGTGGTAAAGGGAAGGGTAGAGGTGCGCCAACTGGTATTCAGCGTAAGAAAAGTTGGAAAACGGTATTGATGTCCAATGGCGAGCAAAAGATCACAATGTATGCAGAAGGTCATGGAGGAGCTGCAGCGCGCTGCGTTAGTTGCTGGGGTAGCCCATTTGGAAGAACTAACAACAGGCAGTTCGTAGATAAGCTCAAAGGGATTGCTTGTGCTAATTATGGTCATGCTGCTGATAGATATATAAGATATCTTGTCACAGAAAGGAGTGCTTGGGAAGATTGGAGGCAAAGATATTTTCAATTTGCTGATTACTTGTCTAACAAAGCTGGCCGAAATAATGCTGCTGGTCGAATTTCAAAGTACCTTGCCAGTATTGTTATGGCTGGCTTTCTCATGCAAAAGGCTATGCCAGAGTTAAGTTTTCTTGAACCAGGGAAGATAGTTGAAAGTCTTTGGCCGTCTGTCGTCGATGGCTCTGAAGAATCAGATGTTGGCAAAGAAGCGTTCAAATATCTTCATTCGTTTGCCATTGAAAATAAAAGTAATTTTTTTGATAAAAATAACAAGCAAATCATTAGTAAATGCTATGGAAGATGGGATTCGGGGAGTGACAGTATAAGCTTTACCTCAAAAGCTTTAAAAGAATGCATTCAAAAGTGCTTCGAGTTTCATGCTGTTGTAAATATCTGGCATGAACGTGGATGGATTATCACAAAGAAGAATGAAAAGAAGACGTACTCCGTAAAAATTAATGACAATCCAGCAGAGTGCTACACATTCTCTCTAAAGCAGATGCAGCAAATCATTGAATCCTGA